From a single Okeanomitos corallinicola TIOX110 genomic region:
- a CDS encoding NUDIX hydrolase has protein sequence MRRKTNKICKQSGVIPYRVRDGKIEVLLITNRKSQRWVIPKGGVCKGMTPPDSAAKEAWEEAGVIGRVNTKKIGAYKYRKRGNLYRVNLFWLPVEKVLEDWPEAAERERIWLDINHAAMIVQENALKKILQSSKDQVKNEVNNSAIKS, from the coding sequence ATGAGAAGAAAAACTAACAAAATCTGTAAACAGTCTGGAGTGATTCCATATCGAGTGCGAGATGGAAAAATAGAGGTTTTATTAATTACAAATCGTAAAAGTCAACGTTGGGTAATTCCCAAGGGAGGGGTTTGCAAAGGGATGACTCCACCTGATTCAGCAGCTAAAGAAGCATGGGAAGAAGCCGGTGTAATTGGTAGAGTAAACACTAAAAAAATTGGCGCTTATAAATATCGAAAACGGGGTAATTTGTATAGAGTTAATTTATTTTGGTTACCAGTAGAAAAAGTTTTAGAAGACTGGCCAGAAGCAGCAGAAAGGGAAAGAATTTGGCTAGATATTAATCATGCAGCCATGATTGTCCAAGAAAATGCGCTCAAAAAAATTTTACAATCTTCAAAAGATCAAGTAAAAAATGAAGTTAATAATTCAGCTATAAAGTCATAG
- a CDS encoding SDR family oxidoreductase — MSDLILVPGATGGVGQLVVSKLLEKGLSVRILTRDAAKAEKMFDQKVEIAVGDIRQPKTLPPAMSNTTSIICCTGTTAFPSERWEFDPQPNIFEWGQALFNPQLIESKAKNTPLIVDYQAIKNLVESAPKNLQRFVFVSSCGVGRKNQFPFNILNSFGVLDAKEKGEAAIINSGIPYTIIRPGRLIDGPFTSYDLATLLKTTTGGKLAVVLGKGDKINGDASRIDVAAACVESLFYPQIENQIFELVNQGTRPDKIDWQHLFSQISNS; from the coding sequence ATGTCGGATTTAATATTAGTTCCTGGTGCAACTGGTGGTGTCGGACAATTAGTAGTGAGCAAACTTCTAGAAAAAGGTTTATCCGTTCGCATCCTCACACGAGATGCAGCAAAAGCAGAAAAAATGTTTGATCAAAAAGTAGAAATTGCTGTTGGTGATATCCGTCAACCAAAAACTTTACCCCCAGCAATGTCAAATACTACTTCTATTATTTGTTGTACAGGAACTACTGCTTTTCCTTCTGAACGTTGGGAATTTGATCCACAACCTAATATATTTGAATGGGGACAAGCTTTATTTAATCCCCAATTAATTGAAAGCAAAGCTAAAAATACACCCTTAATAGTTGACTATCAAGCAATTAAAAACTTAGTAGAATCAGCACCTAAGAATTTACAAAGGTTCGTGTTTGTTTCCTCCTGTGGTGTAGGAAGAAAAAATCAATTTCCATTTAATATTCTCAATAGTTTTGGTGTTTTGGATGCTAAAGAAAAAGGAGAAGCCGCAATTATTAATTCAGGCATTCCCTATACAATTATTCGTCCTGGACGTTTAATTGATGGGCCCTTTACCTCTTATGATTTAGCTACTCTCCTGAAAACAACAACAGGAGGTAAATTAGCAGTAGTATTAGGAAAAGGTGATAAAATAAATGGTGATGCTAGTCGGATAGATGTAGCCGCAGCTTGTGTAGAAAGTTTGTTTTATCCTCAGATAGAAAATCAAATTTTTGAATTAGTTAATCAAGGTACAAGACCAGATAAAATTGATTGGCAACATTTATTCTCACAGATTAGTAATTCATAG
- a CDS encoding cupin domain-containing protein, with product MLTTSCIIPIIKSPKDYQVYRISAKDSNRLAIIFDSTTANTSLTCCVEIFDVGGQTPPNRHQWAVEMFFILKGEGVAICDGKKVPIKAGDSLLVPATGTHLIRNTGNSRLYTLTIMIPNEDFSELIRSGIPVELDAEDIEVLGRLDSLKIV from the coding sequence ATGCTGACTACTAGCTGCATAATTCCAATTATCAAATCTCCCAAGGATTATCAAGTATATCGTATTAGTGCTAAAGACTCCAATCGTTTAGCAATTATCTTTGATTCTACAACTGCAAATACTTCCTTAACTTGTTGTGTAGAAATATTTGATGTAGGCGGACAAACTCCACCAAATCGCCATCAATGGGCGGTAGAAATGTTTTTTATTCTTAAAGGAGAAGGGGTGGCTATTTGTGATGGGAAAAAAGTACCAATTAAAGCTGGAGATAGTTTGTTAGTTCCAGCTACAGGAACACATTTAATTAGAAATACAGGTAATTCTCGCCTTTATACTCTGACAATTATGATTCCTAATGAAGATTTTTCCGAATTAATCAGGAGTGGAATCCCTGTAGAATTAGATGCTGAAGATATCGAGGTTTTGGGTAGATTGGATTCCTTGAAAATTGTTTAA
- a CDS encoding cysteine hydrolase: MNLPLKKLGVYPNAWEVNETFADITRPQKTPQPVILSTETKTLRLDLAKTAIIIIDMQNDFCHPDGWLAHIGVDVTPARQPIAPLQNLLPKLRNAEVPVIWLNWGNRPDLLNISAGLLHVYNPTGEGVGLGDSLPNNGAKVLIKDSWAAGVVEELPQLPTDICIDKYRMSGFWDTPLDSILKNLGITTIFFTGVNADQCVFTTLCDGNFLGYDCILVQDCTATTSPEYCWLATLYNVQQCFGFVTDSEAIITSLNNL, from the coding sequence ATGAATCTACCATTAAAAAAATTAGGAGTTTACCCCAATGCTTGGGAAGTAAATGAAACCTTTGCAGATATCACTCGGCCTCAAAAAACCCCACAACCTGTTATTTTATCAACAGAAACCAAAACTCTGCGTTTAGACTTAGCAAAAACAGCCATTATCATCATTGATATGCAGAATGATTTTTGCCATCCTGATGGTTGGTTAGCACATATTGGTGTGGATGTTACCCCTGCACGTCAACCTATTGCACCTTTACAGAACTTATTACCAAAACTGCGAAATGCCGAAGTACCAGTAATTTGGTTAAATTGGGGAAATCGTCCCGACTTATTGAATATTAGTGCTGGTTTGCTTCATGTGTATAATCCTACAGGGGAAGGGGTAGGATTAGGCGATTCTCTACCTAATAATGGCGCAAAAGTTCTTATCAAAGATAGTTGGGCCGCTGGGGTAGTAGAAGAACTTCCTCAACTACCAACAGATATTTGTATTGATAAATATCGGATGAGTGGCTTTTGGGATACACCTTTAGATAGTATTTTGAAAAATTTAGGAATAACAACAATATTTTTCACTGGTGTCAACGCTGATCAATGTGTTTTCACAACTTTATGTGATGGGAATTTTTTAGGCTATGACTGTATTTTAGTTCAAGATTGTACAGCGACAACTTCCCCCGAATATTGTTGGTTAGCAACTTTATATAACGTTCAACAATGCTTTGGTTTTGTCACAGATTCTGAAGCAATTATAACATCGCTAAATAATTTGTAA
- a CDS encoding amidohydrolase yields the protein MNFTIKKALIAVTNGYTSLDVQVTNGIITAIGENLAVIGTEINGNNKLLLPGFFNAHTHSSEKWQRGIIPPLPLELWLAHLYDFAPLDTEQVYLSALGTAVETLLSGGTSVVDHLVLIPGKELETITTAVRAYQEVGIRAFIAPLIQDESLTAGMPGGKSLPEHESYFRPTAETLAIIEEAVIKFHHPESGINILVAPTGTQLCTDALFTGCIELSDRYNLCRHTHLLETKAQEKLAAEKYGCTAVEHLNKIGFLNNKTSLAHCVWLTDTDTKILAETQSTVVHNPLSNLRLGSGIAPILKYIQAGVNVTFGCDGASSNDSQDLLEAIKIGSILHNVTDIDYQHWITTRQAVEMAALGGAKGLGLDDQLGSLTVGKKADLVLYDLTNLSLLPRTDPIGLLVLGRPVNVVDYAWINGKQIIANGQFTTVNIDELRTELFNRSQWETREKSPGLGQIEPHYRQVMGL from the coding sequence ATGAACTTTACGATCAAGAAAGCTTTAATTGCCGTTACAAATGGTTATACAAGTTTAGATGTACAAGTGACTAATGGCATTATTACTGCTATTGGCGAAAATTTAGCTGTCATCGGTACAGAAATTAACGGTAACAATAAACTGTTGCTACCTGGTTTTTTTAATGCACACACTCATTCTTCTGAAAAGTGGCAACGGGGAATTATTCCACCTTTACCTTTAGAATTGTGGTTAGCTCATTTGTATGATTTTGCTCCTCTGGATACTGAACAAGTTTATCTCAGTGCTTTGGGAACTGCTGTAGAAACGTTACTTTCTGGGGGAACAAGTGTTGTAGATCATTTGGTGTTAATTCCTGGAAAAGAGTTAGAAACTATTACTACCGCCGTTCGCGCTTATCAAGAAGTAGGAATTAGGGCTTTTATTGCTCCTTTAATTCAAGATGAGTCTTTAACTGCTGGAATGCCTGGAGGAAAATCATTACCAGAACATGAATCTTATTTTCGTCCGACTGCGGAAACTTTAGCAATTATCGAGGAAGCTGTAATTAAGTTTCATCATCCAGAGTCAGGAATAAATATTTTAGTTGCACCGACAGGAACTCAATTGTGTACTGATGCTTTATTTACTGGTTGTATTGAGTTAAGTGATCGTTATAATCTTTGTCGTCATACCCATTTATTAGAAACTAAGGCTCAAGAAAAATTAGCAGCAGAAAAATATGGTTGTACTGCGGTTGAACACTTAAATAAAATCGGTTTTTTAAATAATAAAACCAGTTTAGCCCATTGTGTTTGGTTGACTGATACTGATACTAAAATTTTAGCAGAAACTCAATCTACAGTTGTTCATAATCCATTGAGTAATCTGCGGTTAGGAAGTGGTATTGCTCCGATTTTAAAATATATTCAAGCCGGGGTAAATGTCACTTTTGGTTGTGATGGTGCTTCTAGTAATGATTCTCAGGATTTGTTAGAAGCTATTAAAATTGGTTCAATTTTACATAATGTGACTGATATTGATTATCAACACTGGATTACAACTCGTCAAGCAGTGGAAATGGCTGCCTTGGGTGGTGCTAAGGGTTTAGGTTTAGATGATCAATTGGGTTCTTTAACTGTCGGTAAAAAAGCAGATTTAGTTTTATATGATTTAACTAATTTATCTTTGCTGCCACGTACAGATCCGATTGGTTTATTAGTTTTAGGTCGTCCAGTTAATGTTGTTGATTATGCTTGGATAAATGGTAAACAAATTATTGCTAATGGTCAGTTTACCACTGTTAATATTGATGAATTAAGAACAGAATTATTTAACCGTAGTCAGTGGGAAACCAGGGAAAAATCACCGGGTTTAGGACAAATTGAGCCTCATTATCGTCAGGTGATGGGTTTGTGA
- a CDS encoding LCP family protein: MTSQRTSAENNKSAKAKTTGKAKANRKSKSGRWLWFALGMGGIAMVSGMAGALLAVSWDSTPLQQAALSAKEAAVFDGDRISGNGFKFSQLTRPVNILVMGMSVLPPDVQNPPSETNELGYLPQINSFGGLADVMLLIKFDPESKKIVMLSIPRDTRTEVEGFGVKKINAANVDGGPALTAQTVSNLLDGVGIDRYVRINVLGVSKLIDALGGVTVYVPKDMKYIDESQHLYINLKAGKQHLEGDQALQLLRFRHDELGDIGRIQRQQMVIRALIEQTLNPSTLTRLPDILNTVKDNIDTNLTVEELVALVGFGARTNRSNMQMLMLPGRFSEKNEYEYSYWIPFKREIKKLMVQNFGLESESFDSEIIDPARIRVAIQDSTGGDRSQIRPLVTALEKAGYSNIFISKPWSEPLEVTNIVAQKGDSTSAESIRNTLGFGEVKVESTGNIGSDISIQVGKDWLQNKTFFETESR; encoded by the coding sequence GTGACTAGTCAAAGAACATCAGCAGAAAATAATAAATCGGCGAAAGCCAAAACTACAGGAAAAGCCAAAGCCAACCGGAAATCTAAATCGGGACGTTGGCTATGGTTTGCGCTAGGTATGGGTGGAATTGCCATGGTTTCAGGTATGGCTGGGGCATTGTTGGCAGTTTCTTGGGATAGTACACCATTGCAACAAGCGGCTCTAAGTGCTAAAGAAGCGGCTGTTTTTGATGGCGATCGCATTTCTGGGAATGGTTTCAAGTTTTCCCAGTTAACCCGTCCTGTGAATATTTTGGTCATGGGGATGAGTGTACTACCCCCCGATGTCCAAAACCCACCGAGTGAAACAAATGAACTTGGTTATCTCCCCCAAATCAATTCCTTTGGTGGTCTTGCTGATGTGATGCTCTTGATCAAATTTGATCCAGAGAGTAAAAAAATCGTCATGCTTTCTATCCCTAGAGACACTCGCACAGAAGTAGAAGGGTTTGGAGTCAAAAAAATCAATGCTGCTAACGTTGATGGTGGCCCTGCTTTAACTGCCCAAACTGTTAGTAATCTTTTGGATGGTGTGGGTATTGATCGTTATGTGCGTATCAATGTTTTAGGGGTTAGCAAACTAATTGATGCTTTGGGCGGAGTCACAGTCTATGTACCCAAGGACATGAAGTACATAGATGAATCTCAACACTTGTATATTAATTTAAAAGCTGGCAAGCAACATCTAGAAGGAGATCAAGCACTGCAACTACTACGCTTTCGCCATGATGAACTAGGAGATATTGGCCGCATTCAACGTCAGCAGATGGTAATACGTGCTTTAATTGAACAAACACTAAATCCATCTACATTAACACGATTACCTGATATTCTCAATACAGTTAAAGATAATATTGATACAAACTTAACAGTTGAAGAACTTGTTGCCTTGGTTGGTTTTGGGGCGAGAACTAATCGCTCTAATATGCAAATGTTAATGTTACCTGGGCGTTTCAGCGAAAAAAATGAATATGAATATAGTTACTGGATACCATTCAAACGAGAGATTAAGAAATTGATGGTGCAAAACTTTGGCTTAGAATCAGAATCATTTGACTCAGAAATCATTGATCCTGCCAGAATACGTGTAGCAATTCAGGATAGCACAGGAGGCGATCGCTCACAAATTCGTCCCCTAGTAACAGCCTTAGAAAAAGCCGGATATAGTAACATCTTCATCTCTAAACCTTGGAGCGAACCTTTAGAAGTTACTAATATTGTTGCTCAAAAAGGTGATAGCACGAGTGCTGAGTCTATTCGGAATACCTTAGGTTTTGGAGAAGTCAAAGTAGAAAGCACAGGTAATATCGGTTCTGATATTAGTATTCAGGTAGGTAAAGATTGGTTGCAAAACAAAACATTTTTTGAAACCGAATCTAGATAG